A genome region from Archaeoglobus fulgidus DSM 4304 includes the following:
- a CDS encoding adenylate kinase — MNLIFLGPPGAGKGTQAKRVSEKYGIPQISTGDMLREAVAKGTELGKKAKEYMDKGELVPDEVVIGIVKERLQQPDCEKGFILDGFPRTLAQAEALDEMLKELNKKIDAVINVVVPEEEVVKRITYRRTCRNCGAVYHLIYAPPKEDNKCDKCGGELYQRDDDKEETVRERYRVYKQNTEPLIDYYRKKGILYDVDGTKDIEGVWKEIEAILEKIKS, encoded by the coding sequence ATGAACCTGATTTTTCTCGGCCCACCCGGAGCGGGTAAGGGTACGCAGGCAAAGAGAGTTTCCGAAAAGTATGGCATTCCGCAGATTTCAACCGGTGATATGCTGAGGGAGGCTGTTGCTAAGGGGACGGAGCTGGGAAAAAAGGCCAAGGAGTACATGGACAAGGGGGAGCTTGTGCCTGACGAGGTTGTTATTGGCATAGTCAAGGAGAGGCTGCAGCAGCCTGACTGTGAGAAGGGCTTTATCCTCGACGGATTTCCGAGAACTCTCGCTCAAGCAGAGGCTCTCGACGAGATGCTCAAAGAGCTGAACAAGAAAATCGATGCCGTCATCAACGTTGTTGTTCCTGAGGAGGAAGTCGTAAAGAGAATCACGTACAGAAGAACGTGCAGAAACTGCGGAGCCGTCTATCATCTGATTTACGCTCCACCCAAGGAGGATAACAAGTGTGACAAGTGCGGTGGAGAGCTATACCAGAGAGACGACGATAAGGAGGAAACTGTGAGGGAGAGGTACAGGGTTTACAAGCAAAATACGGAGCCGCTTATCGATTACTACAGAAAGAAGGGCATACTCTACGACGTGGACGGAACCAAAGATATAGAGGGCGTCTGGAAAGAGATAGAGGCCATATTGGAAAAGATCAAATCCTGA
- the dmpI gene encoding 4-oxalocrotonate tautomerase DmpI — protein MPVLIVYGPKLDVGKKREFVERLTSVAAEIYGMDRSAITILIHEPPAENVGVGGKLIADRERE, from the coding sequence ATGCCAGTCCTGATTGTTTACGGCCCCAAGCTGGATGTGGGTAAAAAGAGGGAGTTTGTTGAGAGGCTGACGTCGGTTGCTGCAGAAATCTACGGCATGGACAGGAGCGCGATTACAATTCTGATTCACGAGCCTCCAGCCGAGAACGTTGGCGTTGGTGGGAAGCTTATAGCGGATAGAGAGCGAGAATGA
- a CDS encoding AMP-binding protein, whose product MGESVFTIPYLLERAAKLFPNKGVVGREGTKSYSEVRKRVLGLTAFFENIGIRNEVVAVADWNTPEFFELIYAITAAGGILYPVNIRLPPDQIAYTLKKSESGLLIYSDDFSALAKVHEGESLHIKEVAEKADEAEPEVNVKQDDMAVMLFTSGTTGLPKAVRYTHEKMIHGALSIAHQLAHHETPANLTPRDVIFPQIPIYHILAWGTVFIAPYMGLNLVMGGRFDPAEAVRLIKKEGVTWINAVPTMVNMLLETKEDLSGIKVLIGGSTITIDLARRMEKAGMKFSTIYGGTDMLAASIAIMTEEAKVKGVDYIRQVTHPVPFAEFKIVPQEGMGGESGEIYFRAPWLPMEYYKDEEKTKEAYTEDGWFKTGDLGVEMPDGGVKILDRVKDAIKSGGEWIPSSILESVISEIEWVEYVAVLGKPDEKWGERPFAVIKPVDRSKASIEEVKEHLAKAVEEGRIAKWWIPEEIAIVDDMPLTSTGKINKLSLRKMLLER is encoded by the coding sequence TTGGGTGAGAGTGTGTTTACTATACCGTATCTTCTGGAAAGAGCGGCAAAGCTTTTTCCCAACAAGGGAGTTGTTGGCAGGGAAGGGACAAAAAGCTACTCAGAAGTAAGGAAAAGGGTTCTTGGGCTAACAGCGTTTTTTGAGAACATAGGGATACGGAACGAGGTTGTGGCAGTAGCGGACTGGAACACACCGGAGTTCTTCGAGCTGATTTATGCGATAACTGCAGCTGGAGGGATTCTGTATCCGGTCAACATAAGACTGCCACCAGATCAAATAGCCTACACGCTGAAAAAATCGGAATCGGGACTTCTGATTTACTCCGACGACTTTTCAGCCCTTGCAAAAGTTCATGAAGGAGAAAGCTTGCACATAAAAGAGGTGGCTGAGAAGGCTGATGAGGCAGAGCCTGAAGTCAACGTTAAGCAGGATGATATGGCTGTTATGCTCTTTACCAGCGGTACCACGGGATTGCCAAAGGCTGTGAGATACACTCACGAAAAAATGATTCACGGAGCTCTTAGCATAGCACATCAGCTTGCTCACCACGAGACTCCTGCAAATCTAACTCCGAGGGACGTAATCTTCCCTCAGATACCCATCTACCACATTCTCGCTTGGGGAACTGTGTTCATAGCCCCCTACATGGGTTTGAATCTGGTGATGGGCGGAAGATTTGATCCGGCAGAGGCTGTGAGGCTCATCAAAAAAGAGGGGGTAACATGGATTAACGCCGTTCCGACAATGGTTAACATGCTCCTCGAGACGAAAGAGGACCTCAGCGGCATTAAGGTGCTCATCGGAGGGAGTACGATTACAATTGACCTGGCAAGGCGCATGGAAAAAGCAGGAATGAAGTTCTCAACAATCTATGGCGGTACCGACATGCTGGCTGCATCCATTGCTATTATGACCGAAGAGGCCAAGGTGAAGGGTGTTGACTACATCAGGCAGGTAACTCATCCCGTTCCCTTTGCGGAGTTCAAAATAGTCCCCCAGGAGGGAATGGGGGGTGAGTCGGGGGAGATATACTTCAGAGCCCCTTGGCTACCCATGGAGTACTACAAGGACGAGGAGAAAACCAAAGAAGCCTACACCGAAGATGGCTGGTTCAAAACAGGAGACCTCGGAGTTGAGATGCCAGACGGAGGAGTAAAGATACTCGACAGGGTGAAGGATGCCATCAAATCCGGCGGAGAGTGGATTCCGAGCAGCATTCTCGAATCAGTGATTTCGGAAATTGAGTGGGTGGAGTACGTTGCAGTTCTCGGCAAGCCCGACGAGAAGTGGGGTGAGAGACCTTTTGCAGTAATAAAGCCCGTTGACAGGAGTAAGGCGAGCATTGAAGAGGTGAAAGAGCATCTGGCCAAAGCTGTTGAAGAGGGCAGAATTGCCAAGTGGTGGATTCCGGAGGAAATTGCGATTGTTGATGATATGCCTCTCACGAGCACGGGAAAAATTAACAAACTTTCGTTAAGAAAAATGCTGTTGGAGAGGTGA
- a CDS encoding DUF134 domain-containing protein — MFRWRKGKCRGRKLRDIYISGLPAVRAMIPEPGTGKKPVAINLAEAEALRLVDYEEMSFDDAAAKMGVSKATVWRLVNAARKKMAKAVFEGRAILITKGGELERL; from the coding sequence GTGTTCCGCTGGAGAAAGGGGAAGTGCAGGGGAAGAAAGCTCAGAGATATTTACATCTCAGGTCTGCCAGCAGTAAGGGCCATGATTCCAGAACCGGGAACCGGAAAGAAGCCTGTCGCGATAAATCTTGCTGAGGCCGAGGCTTTAAGGCTTGTGGATTACGAAGAGATGAGCTTTGATGATGCCGCAGCAAAAATGGGAGTTTCGAAGGCTACAGTCTGGAGACTGGTGAATGCTGCAAGAAAAAAGATGGCAAAGGCAGTTTTCGAGGGCAGAGCAATCCTAATCACTAAGGGTGGGGAGCTTGAAAGGCTTTAG
- a CDS encoding DUF22 domain-containing protein, with the protein MLRAKLLSWQEGVGSKTFEFDVDVEPRSYVISKVSQLSPIIASEDLTVCEGEVAVVGTRVIEIPENTVVRPVAAISHANGFVADVIECGAPGMVEDEKCINHAVFIPTRSGDVKEGDLLGMLRINFVRTGLLSRVIPSKPRVEERTVKASLTWVEGGVFYRENVTGTFSGYFESERCSLLPIVADERVRIEKGGVSAVEIERVDVKGGSIITPYGLAANAFAQLLDLVGGRTRKFEEDRVFDEAVLVGFSDGVVEKGEVLGLVCVMGESSGGGNSRQLQFSRKAGKGVVKTIHEYRSKPLRVGRKGEWRPAISDENRKLIRGVAEIIKIRPINVPDYAVVNPLGIMRQAYGTMVGGIANEPWSLESRKTIEEVVFLPIMDGEVRKGQLIGVFNVTRVAEGKL; encoded by the coding sequence GTGTTGAGAGCTAAGCTTCTGTCATGGCAAGAGGGAGTGGGTAGCAAAACTTTTGAATTTGATGTTGATGTCGAACCGAGAAGCTACGTAATTTCGAAGGTTAGCCAGCTCAGCCCCATAATCGCAAGTGAGGACCTCACCGTTTGCGAGGGGGAGGTTGCGGTTGTTGGTACAAGAGTAATCGAAATACCTGAAAACACCGTTGTCAGGCCTGTGGCTGCAATAAGCCATGCAAACGGTTTTGTTGCAGACGTAATTGAGTGCGGGGCTCCCGGAATGGTTGAGGACGAAAAGTGCATAAATCACGCAGTTTTCATCCCAACGAGGTCTGGGGACGTAAAGGAGGGCGACTTGCTAGGAATGCTGCGGATAAATTTCGTTAGGACGGGTTTGCTCTCCAGGGTGATTCCCTCAAAACCGAGGGTGGAGGAAAGAACTGTTAAAGCATCTCTGACGTGGGTGGAGGGCGGAGTTTTCTATAGAGAAAACGTAACGGGAACGTTCAGCGGATACTTCGAGAGTGAGAGGTGCAGTCTTCTGCCGATTGTTGCGGACGAGAGGGTGAGGATCGAGAAGGGAGGAGTTTCGGCTGTAGAAATAGAGAGGGTGGACGTGAAGGGGGGAAGCATCATCACCCCCTACGGTCTGGCCGCAAACGCCTTTGCTCAGCTTCTTGATCTTGTAGGGGGTAGAACTAGGAAGTTTGAGGAGGATAGAGTCTTCGATGAGGCCGTTTTGGTTGGGTTCAGCGATGGAGTTGTTGAGAAGGGGGAAGTTCTGGGTCTCGTCTGCGTTATGGGCGAGAGCAGTGGAGGGGGCAACAGCAGACAGTTGCAGTTCTCCAGAAAGGCCGGCAAAGGTGTTGTCAAGACGATTCACGAATACCGAAGCAAGCCACTCAGGGTAGGCAGAAAGGGGGAGTGGAGGCCAGCCATTTCCGACGAGAACAGGAAGCTCATAAGGGGTGTTGCGGAAATCATCAAAATCCGGCCGATTAACGTTCCTGATTATGCAGTAGTTAATCCTCTCGGCATCATGAGGCAGGCCTACGGAACGATGGTTGGTGGGATTGCAAATGAGCCTTGGAGTCTGGAGAGCAGAAAAACCATAGAAGAGGTTGTTTTCCTGCCGATAATGGATGGAGAGGTTAGAAAAGGGCAGCTCATTGGTGTTTTCAATGTAACAAGAGTTGCAGAAGGCAAGCTTTAA
- a CDS encoding ArsR family transcriptional regulator, translating into MVEELTEKEERIVQLLSETGLNRNIAKVVVFLAKAGEAVSRDIERAANLRQPEVSLAMKDLKEWGWIKERELKKKGKGRPLKCYKLTRDLKEIVSELVQNKKEEIKKIEKDLEELEKLVGLK; encoded by the coding sequence ATGGTTGAAGAGCTGACCGAGAAGGAGGAGAGAATCGTTCAGCTGCTCTCAGAAACGGGTTTGAACAGGAATATAGCCAAAGTTGTGGTTTTCCTTGCGAAGGCTGGTGAGGCGGTTTCAAGAGACATAGAGAGAGCCGCAAACCTCAGACAACCAGAGGTAAGCCTTGCGATGAAGGACCTGAAAGAGTGGGGATGGATTAAGGAAAGGGAGCTCAAAAAGAAGGGCAAGGGAAGACCGCTCAAGTGCTACAAGCTCACAAGAGATTTGAAAGAGATAGTTTCAGAGCTTGTCCAGAACAAAAAGGAGGAAATAAAGAAAATTGAGAAGGACCTCGAGGAACTTGAGAAGCTCGTCGGATTGAAATAA
- a CDS encoding DUF5320 family protein encodes MRCMRGGWGRGWKRRCYSTGKPGWMRYESERDEKLRMLERMRDELEAELEEIKREIERLRR; translated from the coding sequence ATGAGATGCATGAGAGGAGGATGGGGCAGGGGCTGGAAAAGGAGATGTTACTCGACCGGAAAGCCGGGATGGATGAGGTATGAATCGGAAAGGGACGAGAAACTCAGAATGCTTGAGAGAATGAGGGATGAGCTCGAAGCGGAGCTTGAGGAAATAAAAAGGGAAATCGAGAGGCTGAGAAGATGA
- a CDS encoding MerR family transcriptional regulator, translated as MKKKDRYTISELAREFEISTRTIRYYEEIGLLNPERTPGNQRIFSRKDRAKLKLILRGRRLGFSLEEIREMIEMYDVAGEPEQIRLTLKYGEKKLKEIEEKIRELELLKEDLLNLREMLVKRLEELEKGS; from the coding sequence ATGAAGAAAAAAGACCGCTACACGATTTCGGAGCTTGCAAGAGAGTTCGAGATAAGCACGAGGACCATTCGGTATTACGAGGAAATTGGTCTTCTCAACCCCGAAAGAACGCCGGGAAATCAGAGAATTTTTTCGAGAAAAGACAGGGCAAAGCTGAAGTTGATTTTAAGGGGTAGGAGGCTCGGTTTCAGCCTTGAGGAGATTAGAGAGATGATTGAGATGTACGATGTGGCAGGAGAGCCGGAGCAGATAAGGCTGACGCTGAAGTACGGCGAAAAGAAGCTTAAAGAGATTGAGGAAAAAATCAGGGAGCTCGAGCTTCTAAAAGAGGACCTTCTCAACTTAAGGGAGATGCTAGTCAAGAGACTTGAGGAGCTGGAAAAGGGAAGTTAA
- a CDS encoding Kae1-associated kinase Bud32 yields MKVYLGGEAEVKILENVVVKTRIPKRYRIKELDRELRLRRTKMEAKIISAARRAGVPTPIVLDVEEDTIVMERIYGEAVKDVMSKDVSREVGRMAAKLHRAGIIHGDITPMNLILSNSRIYFVDFGLAFFDNKVEPMGVDVHVYFESLKASFENWERLRDAFIEGYLAEGGSEEVIERAKEIEERGRYVERVSMG; encoded by the coding sequence GTGAAGGTCTATCTTGGTGGAGAAGCGGAAGTAAAAATTCTGGAAAATGTGGTTGTAAAAACCAGAATCCCAAAGAGGTACAGGATAAAGGAGCTTGACAGGGAGCTGAGGCTAAGAAGGACAAAGATGGAGGCGAAGATAATCTCCGCTGCAAGAAGAGCTGGTGTGCCAACACCAATCGTTCTGGATGTTGAGGAGGACACCATCGTCATGGAAAGGATTTACGGAGAGGCTGTGAAGGATGTGATGAGTAAGGACGTGAGCAGAGAAGTAGGGAGAATGGCCGCGAAGCTCCACAGAGCGGGAATAATTCACGGAGACATAACCCCTATGAACTTGATTTTAAGCAACAGCAGAATATACTTCGTTGATTTTGGGCTCGCTTTCTTCGATAACAAAGTGGAGCCGATGGGTGTGGACGTGCACGTTTACTTTGAATCGCTGAAGGCGAGCTTTGAGAACTGGGAGAGGCTGAGAGACGCCTTTATTGAAGGGTACCTCGCAGAGGGGGGAAGTGAGGAGGTAATAGAGAGGGCAAAGGAGATTGAGGAGAGGGGGAGGTACGTCGAGAGGGTTAGCATGGGCTAA
- a CDS encoding NifB/NifX family molybdenum-iron cluster-binding protein: MRVAMPILDQKDGLRVAPHFGKARRFYILDLESGKSSVVEIPEAEKGRGRMIAEILREKGVSVVVCRNIGEGALERLKEAGIEVRKTDKSNPDDAVEDLRV, translated from the coding sequence ATGAGGGTTGCCATGCCGATTTTGGACCAAAAGGATGGTTTGAGGGTGGCCCCGCACTTTGGCAAGGCCAGACGATTTTACATTCTTGACCTTGAAAGCGGGAAATCAAGCGTTGTTGAAATCCCGGAAGCGGAAAAGGGTAGAGGTAGGATGATTGCCGAGATTCTCAGGGAAAAGGGTGTCAGTGTGGTAGTATGCAGGAACATAGGAGAAGGAGCGCTGGAAAGACTGAAAGAGGCAGGAATCGAGGTCAGAAAGACCGATAAATCGAATCCTGACGATGCAGTTGAAGATTTAAGGGTTTAG
- a CDS encoding alpha/beta hydrolase has product MHFDKKIGRVFARIYVERALIVCHGLPYEPGSVVEKSYTDLAGFFSKRGFPTLIFDFSGTGLSDGHFSLKAWVEDLLRIAENFEEVSILGYSMGGAVAVRAAAELRNLRKMVVVSSPCCLDMFTEQVLKLVYENARMKNTLKGIGSFESFKNLFLKEFTEIEPKNWIGDVGAEKLIVHGRLDEIVPFENGLTLYNLAREPKAFVEVEKGDHFLRHDNRIVELIAEWLDGKIKEKIIRI; this is encoded by the coding sequence ATGCACTTTGATAAAAAAATTGGCAGAGTATTCGCGAGGATATACGTGGAGAGGGCGCTAATTGTCTGCCACGGACTTCCCTACGAGCCCGGTTCAGTAGTTGAAAAGAGCTACACAGACCTCGCCGGTTTTTTCTCCAAACGTGGTTTTCCAACCCTAATTTTTGATTTTTCGGGAACAGGATTGAGCGACGGGCACTTCAGCCTTAAAGCCTGGGTCGAGGATTTGCTGAGGATTGCAGAAAACTTTGAGGAGGTTAGCATACTCGGATACAGTATGGGCGGAGCAGTTGCTGTAAGAGCCGCTGCTGAGTTGAGGAACCTTCGGAAAATGGTCGTTGTTTCCTCACCCTGCTGCCTGGATATGTTTACCGAGCAGGTTCTGAAATTGGTTTACGAAAATGCTCGCATGAAAAACACCCTTAAGGGGATTGGAAGCTTTGAGAGTTTTAAGAATTTGTTTTTGAAGGAGTTCACCGAGATTGAGCCCAAAAACTGGATAGGAGATGTTGGTGCCGAGAAGCTAATCGTTCATGGCAGGCTGGATGAGATTGTTCCGTTCGAGAATGGGCTCACACTTTACAACCTTGCGAGGGAGCCCAAGGCATTCGTGGAGGTGGAGAAGGGAGACCACTTTTTAAGGCATGACAATAGGATTGTTGAGCTAATTGCCGAGTGGCTTGACGGGAAAATAAAGGAAAAAATTATCAGGATTTGA
- a CDS encoding acyl-CoA dehydrogenase family protein, whose translation MLENDALLTEEEIKIREEAKELVNAIDPELLRKMDRDEVDYPFEFLEEAAKRKMLGLRFPEEYGGRGLSWTAESVAVEEVGVLGNGIGCSYAMVSIVGEAIYRFGQEWQKEEFLKPIIKGKKVSAEGLTEPRGGSDFFGTTTRAEKKGNVWVLNGAKRFIAGGKVADFYLIYARTDPTAPGHKALTAFLVERDMGVEVEELYNLLGFRGMGTARIVFKDVEVPDEYRLGEVNGARVIFNRMMIPERMTSAAGALGTARAALEVAVKYSNKRKAFGRKIREFQGVNFMVAEAVTKLDAARALTYNAARAVDLYDAGKGPDPRRLVSEAKYFATDVGWDVVNKAMQILGGIGYTQVYPVERMLRDMRLAPIWTGSNEIMKVLIQHETYKMMGLPSKDRDVEKDAMDWYKEWEKVYE comes from the coding sequence ATGCTCGAAAACGACGCCCTTCTTACTGAAGAGGAGATTAAGATAAGGGAGGAGGCAAAGGAGCTTGTTAATGCTATTGACCCCGAGCTTCTGAGGAAAATGGACAGGGATGAGGTTGACTACCCCTTCGAGTTTCTTGAGGAAGCTGCGAAGAGGAAAATGCTTGGATTGAGATTTCCGGAAGAGTACGGGGGGAGAGGGCTTAGCTGGACTGCTGAGAGCGTTGCTGTTGAGGAGGTTGGCGTTCTGGGCAACGGAATAGGGTGCAGTTATGCGATGGTCAGCATTGTTGGGGAAGCAATTTACCGCTTCGGTCAGGAGTGGCAGAAGGAGGAGTTTCTGAAGCCGATAATAAAGGGTAAGAAAGTCTCTGCCGAAGGACTGACGGAGCCGAGAGGAGGGAGCGACTTCTTCGGAACAACAACGAGGGCGGAGAAGAAGGGGAATGTGTGGGTGCTGAATGGTGCGAAGAGGTTCATAGCTGGTGGCAAGGTAGCGGACTTCTACCTGATTTACGCCAGAACTGATCCAACTGCTCCAGGCCACAAGGCCCTTACAGCTTTTCTGGTTGAGAGGGACATGGGCGTTGAGGTGGAGGAGCTCTACAACCTCCTCGGCTTCAGGGGAATGGGGACTGCGAGGATTGTGTTTAAGGATGTTGAAGTGCCAGATGAGTACAGGCTGGGAGAGGTTAATGGGGCCAGAGTGATTTTCAACAGGATGATGATTCCCGAAAGGATGACCTCCGCTGCAGGAGCGCTTGGAACCGCAAGGGCGGCGCTGGAGGTGGCGGTGAAGTACTCCAACAAAAGGAAAGCCTTCGGCAGGAAAATAAGGGAGTTTCAGGGAGTCAACTTCATGGTTGCTGAGGCTGTGACGAAGCTTGACGCTGCAAGGGCTTTAACCTACAACGCTGCGAGGGCTGTGGACCTCTACGATGCGGGAAAGGGCCCCGACCCAAGAAGGCTGGTCAGCGAGGCGAAGTACTTTGCAACCGACGTAGGATGGGATGTTGTCAACAAAGCAATGCAGATTCTCGGTGGAATAGGCTACACCCAGGTTTATCCGGTCGAGAGGATGCTGAGAGACATGCGTCTCGCCCCTATATGGACTGGCAGCAACGAAATCATGAAGGTGCTGATACAGCACGAAACCTACAAGATGATGGGGCTGCCGTCAAAGGACAGGGATGTTGAGAAGGACGCGATGGACTGGTACAAGGAGTGGGAGAAGGTTTACGAGTGA
- the aroC gene encoding chorismate synthase, whose protein sequence is MNTFGHFLRVTTWGESHGRAVGCVIDGFPAGLEVDEEFIQREMERRRPGKKYTTQRKEVDRVEILSGVFEGLTTATPISMVVWNVDADSSAYESLKTVFRPGHADYTYWAKFGVRDWRGGGRASARETAARVAAGAMAKLLLRRYDVKVMGYAKEIAGVSCEVDDAEKAFERAERSPLRMPDERAEKEAEQRLKEAMSEGDSVGGVVEVVAKNVPAGLGEPVFGKLDAYLAYAVMGIPAVKGVEIGAGFEAARKRGSENNDPIVLKDGRIRFATNNAGGILGGISNGEDIVLRAAIKPTPSISKKQRTVDYEKMEEAEISVKGRHDPCIVPRAVPVVEAMVALVLADCMLMQGLIPRSLL, encoded by the coding sequence ATGAACACCTTCGGCCATTTTTTGAGGGTCACAACCTGGGGAGAGAGTCACGGCAGAGCGGTGGGCTGCGTTATAGACGGCTTTCCCGCAGGTCTTGAGGTTGACGAGGAGTTCATTCAGAGGGAAATGGAAAGGAGGAGGCCGGGGAAGAAGTACACTACGCAGAGAAAGGAAGTTGACAGAGTTGAAATCCTCTCCGGAGTTTTTGAGGGTCTCACTACCGCCACGCCCATATCAATGGTTGTCTGGAACGTCGATGCGGATTCGAGCGCTTACGAGAGCTTGAAGACCGTTTTCAGGCCGGGACACGCTGATTACACGTACTGGGCCAAGTTTGGCGTGAGGGACTGGAGAGGTGGTGGAAGGGCTTCAGCGAGGGAAACCGCTGCAAGAGTTGCTGCAGGGGCGATGGCAAAGCTGCTGCTCAGAAGGTATGACGTTAAAGTTATGGGGTACGCGAAGGAAATTGCAGGAGTAAGCTGTGAGGTCGATGATGCTGAAAAGGCCTTTGAGAGGGCTGAAAGGAGTCCTTTGAGGATGCCGGACGAGAGAGCGGAGAAGGAGGCGGAGCAGAGGCTAAAGGAGGCGATGAGCGAGGGGGATAGCGTGGGTGGGGTGGTGGAGGTCGTTGCAAAAAACGTCCCTGCCGGTTTGGGTGAGCCGGTCTTCGGAAAGCTCGACGCCTACTTGGCTTACGCCGTTATGGGCATTCCTGCTGTAAAGGGTGTGGAAATCGGCGCCGGATTTGAGGCCGCAAGAAAGAGGGGGAGCGAGAACAACGACCCCATAGTGCTGAAGGATGGCAGAATCCGCTTTGCCACCAACAACGCAGGAGGAATTCTGGGAGGGATTTCGAATGGGGAGGATATAGTGTTAAGGGCAGCAATCAAGCCCACACCATCAATTTCAAAAAAGCAGAGAACCGTTGACTACGAAAAAATGGAGGAGGCTGAGATAAGCGTAAAGGGCAGGCACGACCCCTGCATAGTTCCAAGGGCCGTGCCCGTGGTTGAGGCAATGGTGGCTTTGGTTTTGGCCGACTGCATGCTGATGCAGGGGCTGATACCGAGGAGTTTGCTGTAA